The proteins below are encoded in one region of Micromonospora pisi:
- a CDS encoding NADP-dependent oxidoreductase, with protein MRAVGLREFGGPEVLQVIELPEPHAGPGEVRVRVHAASVNPSDTLLRAGVHAEALSGVPGPYVPGMDVAGVVDEIGPGTVTDLSVGDPVMAMILPVTPKPDGSLENSGGGYVEYVALPVNWVVRAPAGVSHEAAATLPMNALTALLALDQLALASGSTLAVVGAAGTLGSYLVQMASHAGLTVVADAAPADEALVRESGATDVVARGSDVAQRIRARWPEGVDAVADVALVGSRLLDAIRDGGTLVPFRQSAEPGGYEVGSTRGITVRIPFVPDYAGRADKLDEVRRLAESGVLIPRVAKVLPAAEAPDAHRRFAAGGVRGRLVLTF; from the coding sequence GTGCGAGCTGTTGGTCTGCGCGAGTTCGGCGGGCCGGAGGTGCTGCAGGTTATCGAACTGCCGGAACCGCATGCCGGTCCCGGCGAGGTTCGGGTACGCGTACACGCGGCCTCGGTGAATCCGTCGGACACCCTGTTGCGTGCCGGTGTCCACGCCGAGGCGCTGTCCGGGGTGCCGGGGCCCTACGTGCCCGGAATGGACGTCGCGGGTGTGGTCGACGAGATCGGCCCTGGGACGGTCACGGATCTGTCGGTCGGTGACCCGGTCATGGCGATGATCCTGCCGGTGACTCCGAAGCCCGACGGCTCGCTTGAGAACAGCGGTGGCGGTTACGTGGAGTACGTCGCGCTTCCCGTGAACTGGGTCGTCCGTGCGCCGGCCGGCGTGAGCCACGAGGCCGCGGCGACCCTGCCGATGAACGCGTTGACCGCACTGTTGGCTCTGGATCAGTTGGCTCTCGCGTCAGGTTCGACCCTGGCCGTGGTCGGGGCCGCCGGGACACTCGGTAGCTACCTGGTGCAGATGGCCAGTCACGCCGGACTGACCGTGGTTGCCGATGCCGCCCCGGCCGACGAGGCCCTGGTCCGCGAGTCCGGCGCGACCGACGTTGTGGCCCGGGGCTCCGATGTGGCGCAGCGTATCCGGGCCCGCTGGCCCGAGGGTGTGGACGCGGTCGCGGACGTGGCGCTGGTCGGGTCGCGGCTGCTCGACGCCATTAGGGACGGTGGCACGCTGGTCCCGTTCCGGCAGAGCGCCGAACCCGGCGGATATGAGGTCGGGAGCACCCGCGGGATCACGGTACGGATTCCGTTCGTGCCGGACTACGCCGGCCGGGCGGACAAGCTGGACGAGGTCCGCCGCCTGGCCGAGTCAGGTGTGCTCATCCCGAGGGTCGCGAAGGTCCTGCCCGCCGCCGAGGCGCCCGACGCGCATCGCCGCTTCGCGGCCGGCGGCGTACGCGGCCGGCTCGTGCTCACCTTCTGA
- a CDS encoding helix-turn-helix transcriptional regulator, giving the protein MNSLTARPRPSELTEAADLGASLVIMDSHGRPPDRKNSPLGEFLRSRRASVGPEEVGVTSIRRRRVSGLRREELARLAGVSVDYYTRLEQGRHATASYAVLESIATALLLTPAERAYLHRLAKVPGTIRSPAPQNMRVRPETIALLNALGTTPGVVLGPNLDVLATNAAARRLYGDLDALAAAERNAIHWMLFHPDAERLHGDEWAEVAAEMIGMLRLRAGRALAHPDVRRLVQELGASSAFFRKVWAEQTVSTGSRAIKHFQHPEAGAIELIVESLTVKHAEDQTVVVLMPPPGSPSERSWRAVMARDPHAAR; this is encoded by the coding sequence ATGAATTCGCTCACCGCCCGCCCGCGCCCCTCGGAGTTGACGGAGGCGGCAGATCTCGGTGCTAGCCTGGTGATCATGGACTCGCACGGGCGTCCTCCGGACCGGAAGAACAGCCCGTTGGGTGAGTTTCTCCGTTCTCGCCGCGCTTCGGTCGGCCCCGAAGAGGTCGGCGTCACCAGCATCCGACGGCGCCGGGTCAGCGGGCTGCGGCGTGAGGAACTTGCCCGGTTGGCCGGTGTCAGCGTCGACTACTACACCCGGCTCGAGCAGGGGCGGCATGCCACCGCCTCGTACGCCGTACTCGAGTCGATCGCGACCGCACTGCTGCTGACGCCCGCCGAACGCGCATATCTTCACCGTCTGGCCAAGGTCCCCGGCACTATTCGGTCCCCGGCTCCGCAAAATATGCGGGTCCGACCGGAGACAATCGCCTTGCTCAATGCACTCGGTACGACGCCCGGCGTCGTACTCGGACCGAACCTGGATGTCCTGGCGACCAACGCCGCCGCCCGTCGCCTGTATGGGGATCTCGACGCGCTCGCGGCGGCAGAACGCAACGCGATCCACTGGATGCTGTTCCACCCGGATGCTGAGCGGCTGCACGGCGACGAGTGGGCCGAGGTCGCGGCGGAGATGATCGGCATGTTGCGGCTCCGGGCCGGTCGAGCGCTCGCCCACCCGGACGTGCGGCGCCTCGTCCAGGAACTTGGCGCGAGCAGCGCCTTCTTCCGGAAGGTATGGGCCGAACAAACGGTCTCAACCGGCAGTCGGGCGATAAAGCATTTCCAACATCCGGAGGCCGGCGCAATCGAGCTGATCGTCGAGAGCCTGACCGTCAAGCACGCCGAAGATCAGACCGTGGTCGTCCTCATGCCACCGCCGGGTTCACCCTCTGAACGCTCGTGGCGAGCGGTGATGGCGCGAGACCCGCACGCGGCCCGATAG
- a CDS encoding MFS transporter, with protein MILIAIFMGLFDFSAVNIAAPPLQHELHTTESALELIVAGYAFTYASGMVTGGRLGDLFGYRRLFLVGMVAFTIASLLCGVAQSPMQLVGARLLQGATAAIMVPQVLALITAAFPPAERTRALGWFGMTMGIGSVAGQVLGGVLINANLFGWGWRNIFLVNVPVGLLALTFALRTLPRTPLAARRLDPVGALGIPVGLALLLVPLVLGRTQGWPTWTWISMAASVPTLTAVIAWERKLGDRGEEPVLDVTLFRTRPFVIGLLTNVAFLGFWGSYFFVLTLVVQSGLGLTALAAGMAFMPMGVVFGVTSILARPLVARYGARMITLGAAISALALLATIVVVRVEGNTIGIWALIPEMVMLGLGTGLAFPALVGSVLAEVPRRAAGAAAGSLSTAQQFASAAGVAVIGSVFFATFGSHQGHPEISNALTTVTVIHLVLMLVVTGLSILLVRRPNKRMLAPNP; from the coding sequence GTGATTCTCATCGCAATCTTTATGGGGTTGTTCGACTTCTCTGCGGTCAACATAGCGGCCCCGCCGTTGCAGCACGAATTGCACACCACCGAGTCGGCGCTGGAACTCATCGTCGCCGGTTACGCGTTCACCTACGCCAGCGGCATGGTCACCGGCGGCCGGCTGGGGGATCTCTTCGGATACCGGCGACTGTTCCTGGTCGGCATGGTCGCCTTCACCATCGCGTCGTTGCTCTGCGGGGTGGCACAGAGTCCGATGCAATTAGTCGGCGCACGGCTACTACAGGGGGCCACGGCCGCGATCATGGTCCCGCAGGTGCTGGCGCTGATCACGGCGGCGTTCCCGCCGGCGGAACGTACCCGAGCGCTCGGCTGGTTCGGCATGACGATGGGTATCGGCAGTGTCGCGGGCCAGGTCCTGGGTGGAGTGCTGATCAATGCCAACCTGTTCGGTTGGGGCTGGCGAAACATCTTCCTGGTCAACGTCCCGGTCGGTCTGCTCGCGCTCACCTTCGCCCTGCGTACACTGCCGCGCACCCCACTGGCGGCCCGGCGTCTCGATCCGGTCGGCGCCCTCGGCATTCCGGTCGGCCTCGCGCTCCTGCTGGTGCCACTGGTTCTCGGCCGCACCCAGGGTTGGCCGACCTGGACCTGGATCTCCATGGCGGCGAGTGTTCCCACCCTGACCGCGGTCATCGCGTGGGAGCGCAAGCTGGGTGACCGTGGGGAGGAGCCGGTGCTCGACGTGACCCTGTTCCGGACCAGACCATTCGTGATCGGGCTGCTCACCAACGTCGCCTTCCTCGGCTTCTGGGGCAGCTACTTCTTCGTGCTGACCCTGGTGGTCCAGTCCGGCCTGGGCCTCACCGCGTTGGCGGCCGGAATGGCGTTCATGCCGATGGGCGTCGTGTTCGGCGTGACCTCGATCCTGGCCCGACCGCTGGTCGCCCGCTACGGCGCGCGCATGATTACCCTCGGTGCGGCCATCTCCGCACTCGCACTGCTGGCCACCATCGTCGTTGTCCGGGTCGAGGGAAACACGATCGGGATCTGGGCACTGATACCCGAGATGGTCATGCTTGGCCTCGGTACCGGGCTCGCGTTTCCCGCCCTCGTCGGATCAGTGCTCGCCGAGGTTCCCCGGCGGGCGGCCGGGGCCGCTGCCGGAAGTCTGTCCACCGCGCAACAGTTCGCCAGTGCGGCTGGTGTGGCCGTCATCGGCTCGGTGTTCTTCGCGACGTTCGGAAGTCACCAAGGCCACCCGGAAATCTCCAATGCGCTCACCACGGTCACTGTCATCCACCTGGTGTTGATGCTCGTCGTCACCGGATTGTCGATCCTGCTCGTTCGACGTCCGAACAAGCGGATGCTCGCACCGAACCCCTAG
- a CDS encoding SDR family oxidoreductase — MSLRFADKVIMVTGATSGMGRAVAERVAAEGAKVVLAARGKEAGDAFVAELRSAGRDAIFVPTDVTVGAEVEQLVRQAVDHYGRLDGAFNNVGAATAIGPVAEIGEDAWAAEMALNLNSVFFGLKYQIPALQASGGGAIVNNASNVGVTGAAGMAAYSAAKHGVIGLTRSAALDVAATGVRINALVTGGVDTPLLRGAMGPNPEEAIRVAGAMHPVGRIGRPEEVAAFAAFLLSDEAPFIIGAALAIDGGLTTA; from the coding sequence GTGTCCCTGCGTTTCGCGGACAAGGTCATTATGGTCACCGGTGCCACCTCCGGCATGGGGCGGGCCGTCGCCGAGCGGGTCGCCGCCGAGGGCGCGAAGGTCGTCCTGGCGGCACGCGGTAAGGAAGCCGGCGACGCGTTTGTCGCCGAGTTGCGCTCCGCCGGCCGGGACGCGATTTTCGTGCCGACCGATGTGACGGTCGGGGCCGAGGTGGAGCAGTTGGTCCGGCAAGCGGTCGACCACTACGGCCGGCTCGACGGCGCGTTCAACAACGTGGGTGCGGCCACCGCGATCGGCCCGGTCGCCGAGATCGGCGAGGACGCGTGGGCTGCTGAGATGGCGCTCAACCTGAACAGTGTCTTCTTCGGGCTGAAGTACCAGATTCCCGCGCTTCAGGCGTCCGGCGGCGGCGCGATCGTGAACAACGCCTCCAACGTCGGTGTCACCGGTGCGGCCGGCATGGCCGCCTACAGCGCCGCCAAGCACGGCGTCATCGGGCTCACCCGGTCGGCGGCACTGGACGTGGCCGCGACGGGTGTGCGGATCAACGCGCTTGTCACCGGCGGCGTCGACACCCCGCTCCTGCGCGGCGCCATGGGCCCGAACCCGGAGGAGGCCATCCGTGTTGCCGGCGCCATGCACCCGGTGGGTCGGATCGGGCGCCCCGAAGAGGTCGCCGCGTTCGCGGCCTTCCTGTTGAGCGACGAAGCCCCGTTCATCATCGGAGCCGCACTCGCGATCGACGGTGGCCTGACCACCGCCTGA
- a CDS encoding lipopolysaccharide biosynthesis protein, with amino-acid sequence MENAGTGTQVAAARRRSPVAFLTGSSLAQSASYGLSALLASALLGPHQRGLMLLGITTGSIAGLLAGLGTGSALRSRLPAVSGTATGARLLASYTWWSMLSVVTGGGLAILLSRLAAPLVDTGLGEPPFLAAVLVVTTGYVALTQLPDVWCATGRSRAGSVWAALVAAGGLVGVLIGATLDRSAWALLLAQGTGMVAIAALQAARLRVVGLVPLASPAGRELAELLRHGCRALGLTMGLALALRADRYVLGAVAGAATVGIYSVAATLSEGPRVVPAALGWIVNRDVALGAGVSRVVRTRRTALLAAAAVSLLVGVGGWFLIIPIFGTEFADARPLLLVLLLAEITFAPFAVASQGLLGGGWTTTAGLLGAAGGVMALVLFATAIPLWGGYGTAIAYVLTYAGLSVVSWRLLRPRLVGNIAPRRHGTTSPPIRV; translated from the coding sequence ATGGAGAACGCGGGAACGGGCACGCAGGTCGCGGCTGCTCGCCGGCGATCTCCGGTGGCCTTCCTGACCGGGTCCAGCCTCGCCCAGTCGGCCAGCTACGGACTCAGCGCCCTACTGGCCAGCGCACTCCTCGGGCCACATCAACGCGGATTGATGCTGCTCGGCATCACCACCGGCAGCATCGCCGGACTCCTCGCCGGTCTGGGCACCGGTTCCGCTCTCCGCTCGCGCCTGCCCGCCGTCAGCGGCACGGCGACCGGGGCACGCCTGCTCGCGTCGTACACCTGGTGGTCGATGCTCTCCGTGGTGACCGGGGGCGGACTCGCCATCCTGCTCTCCCGGCTCGCCGCCCCGCTGGTCGACACCGGACTGGGCGAGCCTCCGTTCCTGGCCGCGGTCCTGGTGGTCACCACCGGGTACGTGGCCCTGACCCAGCTCCCCGACGTCTGGTGCGCGACCGGCCGCTCCCGTGCGGGCAGTGTCTGGGCCGCACTGGTCGCCGCCGGTGGCCTGGTCGGCGTGCTCATCGGAGCCACACTCGACCGCTCGGCGTGGGCGTTGCTGCTCGCCCAGGGCACCGGCATGGTCGCGATCGCCGCCCTACAGGCCGCCCGGCTGCGCGTGGTCGGGCTGGTCCCGCTCGCCTCGCCCGCCGGTCGGGAACTCGCCGAACTGCTCCGCCACGGCTGCCGCGCCCTCGGTCTCACGATGGGGCTGGCCCTGGCCCTGCGCGCCGACCGGTACGTGCTGGGTGCGGTGGCCGGCGCCGCCACGGTCGGCATCTACTCGGTCGCCGCCACGCTGAGCGAGGGTCCGCGAGTGGTGCCCGCCGCGCTGGGCTGGATCGTCAACCGTGACGTCGCGCTCGGCGCCGGGGTGTCCAGGGTGGTCCGGACCCGGCGCACGGCACTGCTCGCGGCGGCGGCGGTGAGCCTGCTGGTGGGGGTCGGCGGCTGGTTCCTGATCATCCCGATCTTCGGTACGGAGTTCGCCGACGCCCGCCCACTGCTGCTGGTCCTGCTCCTCGCCGAGATCACCTTCGCCCCGTTCGCGGTCGCCAGCCAGGGCCTGCTCGGCGGCGGCTGGACAACCACCGCCGGACTGCTCGGCGCGGCGGGCGGTGTCATGGCGCTGGTCCTCTTCGCCACCGCGATCCCCCTCTGGGGCGGGTACGGCACCGCGATCGCCTACGTGCTCACGTACGCCGGGCTCTCGGTCGTCTCCTGGCGGCTACTCCGCCCACGACTCGTCGGCAACATCGCTCCCCGTCGACACGGGACGACCTCACCACCGATCCGGGTCTGA
- a CDS encoding NUDIX hydrolase yields the protein MADQSPLSADELLDVVDENDTVVGQATRSEAYAHRLRHRCVFVLVRDGAGRIFVHRRTARKLLFPSLYDMFVGGVVGAGESYDEAALREAKEELGVSELPMPTSLFTFLYETPDHTWWSSVYEVRCELPVDPQAEEIAWHTFLAEDDLKRRLVEWTWMPDSLEAFHRLLG from the coding sequence ATGGCTGATCAGTCGCCGCTTTCGGCAGACGAGTTACTGGACGTCGTGGACGAGAACGACACCGTGGTGGGACAGGCGACACGCAGTGAGGCGTACGCCCACAGACTGCGGCACCGCTGCGTGTTCGTGTTGGTGCGGGACGGTGCGGGACGGATCTTCGTGCACCGCCGTACCGCTCGGAAGCTCCTCTTCCCGTCGCTGTACGACATGTTCGTCGGTGGCGTGGTCGGCGCGGGCGAGTCGTACGACGAAGCGGCGTTACGCGAGGCCAAGGAGGAGTTGGGGGTGTCGGAACTGCCCATGCCCACGTCGCTGTTCACGTTTCTCTACGAGACACCGGACCACACCTGGTGGTCCTCCGTTTACGAAGTACGGTGCGAACTGCCGGTCGATCCACAGGCCGAGGAGATCGCCTGGCACACGTTCCTCGCCGAGGATGACCTCAAGCGGCGGCTCGTCGAGTGGACGTGGATGCCGGACAGCTTGGAGGCGTTTCACCGGCTACTCGGGTGA
- a CDS encoding nuclear transport factor 2 family protein, with protein MEDIEEIHQLKARYFRLVDEKKHDELAAIFTPNAKLTTDGITWKSPKEFAYTIRDLTGAAPSAHSGAMPEITIMGPNTATGIWSMEDSVLLTRFRWPARPPPHPFRAHAHKRGPRRAMPGASSAGTPPGRGIPDQRG; from the coding sequence TTGGAGGACATTGAGGAGATCCACCAGCTCAAGGCCCGCTACTTCCGCCTGGTGGACGAGAAGAAGCACGATGAGCTGGCTGCGATCTTCACTCCCAATGCCAAGCTCACGACCGACGGGATCACCTGGAAGTCGCCGAAGGAGTTCGCGTACACGATTCGCGACCTCACCGGCGCCGCACCGTCGGCCCACTCGGGAGCCATGCCGGAGATCACGATCATGGGGCCGAACACGGCAACCGGGATCTGGTCGATGGAGGACTCGGTGCTGCTGACCCGCTTCAGGTGGCCAGCCCGACCCCCGCCACACCCTTTTAGGGCGCACGCACACAAGAGAGGCCCCCGGCGCGCGATGCCGGGGGCCTCCTCCGCTGGCACTCCGCCTGGCCGGGGAATCCCGGACCAGCGCGGTTGA
- a CDS encoding thioredoxin family protein, translating into MMRPLSSSEHDAALSSGIAVLVFRWSESPACQQFQPELDKFVAQHPECPVWTVEAVEQKDLSELHHLRALPSIVVYRDGLPARRFAGSMSADDLAASVDEVSQADMQEEYNDWVLEMIEMLDTGEAGSPFVTAPQP; encoded by the coding sequence ATGATGCGACCACTTTCCAGCAGCGAACATGACGCCGCGCTCTCGTCCGGGATCGCCGTACTGGTCTTCCGGTGGAGCGAGAGCCCGGCTTGTCAGCAGTTTCAGCCGGAACTCGACAAGTTTGTAGCCCAGCACCCGGAGTGCCCGGTCTGGACGGTCGAAGCGGTGGAGCAGAAAGACCTGTCCGAACTGCATCACCTGCGGGCGCTGCCCAGCATCGTCGTCTACCGCGACGGCCTACCGGCCCGGCGCTTCGCGGGGTCGATGTCGGCCGACGACCTGGCGGCGTCGGTGGACGAGGTGTCTCAGGCCGACATGCAGGAGGAGTACAACGATTGGGTGCTCGAGATGATCGAGATGTTGGATACCGGTGAGGCCGGATCTCCGTTCGTGACAGCTCCCCAGCCCTGA